In the genome of Thermanaerothrix sp., the window TGAACACCGCGTCCTCGAAGCTGACCATCTTGGGCAGGGCGCTTCGGGCCTCGTGGGTGTTGACCATTACATCAGGGACCGCCACCACCGCCATGAGGTCCTTAGGCGGCTGCGGCAGCTTCAGGAACTTAAGCCCCTGCTCGCCCATGCAGCTTACCACCACCCCGCCGAGAAGGCAGGGGACCACGTTGTCCGGGTGCCCCTCCAGCAAGACCATCAACCGAAGCAGTTCCTCCTGGGACACCTTCATCCCCGACACCTCCGCCGCCAGGAGCACCCCCGCCACCACCGCCGTGGCGGAGCTGCCAAGTCCCCGGCTCAAGGGTATGGCGTTGTGGCACCTAAGCCAAAGGCCGTGGCTTTTAACTCCCATGGCGTCACAGGCCGCCAGGTAGCTTTTCACCACCCCGTTCTCCTCCAAAGAGGCGGGATCCATGGACCCTACCCCCTCTCCTATGACCTCCACCTTGAACTCCCCTTCCGGGAGCAGCTCCATGAGGTCGAACACGTTGTACAGGGAAAGGGCCATACCCATGGCGTCGAAGCCGGAACCCAGGTTTGCGCTGGTGGCGGGGGCCTTCACGGAGAGCAT includes:
- the thrB gene encoding homoserine kinase, with translation MRRPMLSVKAPATSANLGSGFDAMGMALSLYNVFDLMELLPEGEFKVEVIGEGVGSMDPASLEENGVVKSYLAACDAMGVKSHGLWLRCHNAIPLSRGLGSSATAVVAGVLLAAEVSGMKVSQEELLRLMVLLEGHPDNVVPCLLGGVVVSCMGEQGLKFLKLPQPPKDLMAVVAVPDVMVNTHEARSALPKMVSFEDAVFNLGRAALLAAAWSMGRFDLLAFGMDDRLHQPYRSKLFPGGEVIMERVKSVPGCLGVAISGSGPSVIALVKGSPSLVAQAMCGTFMEHGVRSRFFVLHCPASGAEVRRLAGG